CTATCTATCcggaggctgtttcaggaccccttcaatggcgtgtggggtcgtgatccagatctcctgtcctagtgtcagtttgtctgcatccttgactaggagtgctgtcgctgcaataattcttaggcatggcggccagccggcagccactgggtctagtttcttggacaggtaagccactgggcggttccaggggcctaaggcttgagttagaaccccttttgctattcccttatgttcgtctacaaagaggtggaagggcttTGTAATGTCTGGTAGGCCCAGGGCTGAGGCACTTAGAAGggccttttttaactgattaaaggcagtttcttctttttcagcccatttaaatgttttcccctctttggtagcttcatataggggcctggcgatctcagcaaaacctggaacccagaggTGGCAATAGCCGGCTGATCCTAggaattccctcacttctcttcgggaggtgggagtagggatctttaggacagtttctCTTCTGGCATCTGGTAACTGCCGCTGTCCgccctccaggatatatcccaggtaacttaccctctccctgcatatctAAGCCTTCTTCGTGGATTCCCGGTACCCTAAGGCCCCCAggtagccagcaggtcctgggtccctcgctcacagtctttggccgtgtcggcagcaatcaggatgtcatctaTGTACTGTagaagggtgaggccagggtgctcccttctgtactcacccaggtcctcgtgtagtgcctcatcgaagatggtgggtgaatttttgaatccctgaggtagctgtgtccaggtgagttgcccactgtagccctcctccAGATCATGCCACTCAAAGGCaaacaagggttggctctggggtgccagcagcagactgaagaaggcgtcctttaaatctagtacagtataccagaTCCTGGAGGGcgccaaggagctcaagagagtatatgggtttggaacagttgggtgtatgtccgggaccctcttatttacttcccggagGTCTTGTACCGGTCGGTAGTCATTTGTGTGAAGCTTTTTGACCAGCAGTAagggggtgttccaggcagactggcaaggaactagtacccCTAGGCTTCGTAGTCTCCAGATGTGTGGCTGAATCCCCTTCCAGGCCTCCTGAGATatggggtattgtttgatccttaccggactctctcctggcttgagctctaccaAGACTGGGGTCCTGTGAGCGGCTAGTCCCAtcccccccgtctctgcccaaaCTGAGGCgaattcttgtagccatctgtctatattattCTCTCTCGGGAGCGCCTCCTGGTGGAAGAggtattcatcctccagtttcatggtcaggacctggatggggtggcccttgccatcggtgacctgaggccccccttgtctgaaagttatctgagctctaatcttggtcagtaagtcccgtcctaacagcgggtaggggcattctggtattaccataaaggagtgggatacctGGCCCATTCCCAAATCTACTGTTCttcgggtagtccatgaatactggctcataccagttgccccttgtacccaggacttcttgctagctagttttccttgtggggtgtggaggaccgaatgttgtgctccggtgtcgacaaggaagtcaataggggtcccctccactttaagagttaccctgggttcggggagagggtccgaaccccgactcccctaatcacttagttcatttagctctaggacttttactcaatcagtcttgcttcccttcccgccgGCCCTTTTTGGACAATCTCGGgcccaatgccctatctccttgcagtatgcgcactgatccttctgcagcctctgcttccccccacttggtggttcctttaccttttcttgcaCCATCTGCCAGCTGCCGGAGACGGCGGTCTCGTTCCTCGGGGAAGTCAGCAgtggtagctagtagtattctggccaggtctcgagtctgcttactgctggTAGCCGCCGTGGCGcgagcctgcttgtcctcaggaggctcccggttattatataccttttcggctaccaccagtaactcctgcagacttttttctcctagtctatctattttctgtaattttctcctaatgtctatggccgattgatttacaaaggccatgataacagctgccttgctttccagagcctctggatccatgggggtataggtacggaatgcctccatgatccattctaaaaaggcagccagagattcatcttttccctgttgtacatttcctaccttggccaaattggttggctttctagcagccattcggagacccccccccccattagagtctggaggtagacccggagcctctccttaccttctgccgtgttgaaatcccactggggctgagttaaggggaaggaggcatctatctgagcctggttggtggtgggattcccgtCTGCGCCCGGAACTAGTTTTCGGGCcccattgaggattctttctctttctacagtcgtgaacaggacctgcaaaagctgctggcaatcgtcccatgtgggctgatgggtaaaaagaacagagtctaataaatcaataagccctgccggtttctcagaaaacttaggattctgagctttccaattgtagaggtcactagtggcgaaaggccaatagtgatggggctgattcccctccgCATTTGGGGTCCGGTGGCTCGCAGGGTCAGAATAGTGGAGTCGGCGGCAGAGGCggattgctccctctgagccctttgtctggtaaagggcAGGCTTCCCACTGGAGCGTTTCTGCCTCCCGCTCTCAGAACAGCGTCTGCCTCCCCCagagggggaggatggtgttcttccggcatcctagaggggttataccggggaggaaaaattaattcttcttccaTACCCCCCtgtaggacagggtag
This region of Lynx canadensis isolate LIC74 chromosome B3, mLynCan4.pri.v2, whole genome shotgun sequence genomic DNA includes:
- the LOC115516974 gene encoding LOW QUALITY PROTEIN: uncharacterized protein LOC115516974 (The sequence of the model RefSeq protein was modified relative to this genomic sequence to represent the inferred CDS: inserted 1 base in 1 codon; deleted 3 bases in 2 codons; substituted 5 bases at 5 genomic stop codons), yielding PFATSDLYNWKAQNPKFSEKPAGLIDLLDSVLFTHQPTWDDCQQLLQVLFTTVERERILNGARKLVPGADGNPTTNQAQIDASFPLTQPQWDFNTAEGKERLRVYLQTLMGGGLRMAARKPTNLAKVGNVQQGKDESLAAFLEWIMEAFRTYTPMDPEALESKAAVIMAFVNQSAIDIRRKLQKIDRLGEKSLQELLVVAEKVYNNREPPEDKQARATAATSSKQTRDLARILLATTADFPEERDRRLRQLADGARKGKGTTKGGKQRLQKDQCAYCKEIGHWARDCPKRAGGKGSKTDXVKVLELNELSDXGSRGSDPLPEPRVTLKVEGTPIDFLVDTGAQHSVLHTPQGKLASKKSWVQGATGMSQYSWTTRRTVDLGMGQVSHSFMVIPECPYPLLGRDLLTKIRAQITFRQGGPQVTDGKGHPIQVLTMKLEDEYLFHQEALPRENNIDRWLQEFASVWAETGGMGLAAHRTPVLVELKPGESPVRIKQYPISQEAWKGIQPHIWRLRSLGVLVPCQSAWNTPLLLVKKLHTNDYRPVQDLREVNKRVPDIHPTVPNPYTLLSSLAPSRIWYTVLDLKDAFFSLLLAPQSQPLFAFEWHDLEEGYSGQLTWTQLPQGFKNSPTIFDEALHEDLGEYRREHPGLTLLQYIDDILIAADTAKDCERGTQDLLAXLGALGYRESTKKAXICRERVSYLGYILEGGQRQLPDARRETVLKIPTPTSRREVREFLGSAGYCHLWVPGFAEIARPLYEATKEGKTFKWAEKEETAFNQLKKALLSASALGLPDITKPFHLFVDEHKGIAKGVLTQALGPWNRPVAYLSKKLDPVAAGWPPCLRIIAATALLVKDADKLTLGQEIWITTPHAIEGVLKQPPDRXMSNTRMTHYQSLLLNPPRVRFHPSAALNPATLLPDPDLGAPLHDCAGILEQVHGFQTDLTDRPLPDAEATWFTDGSSFVRDGHRYVGAAVVTETDTVWAEALPSGTSAQRAELIALIKALMLGAGKRLNIYTDSHYAFATAHIYGAIYQERGLLTAEGRTIKNEQEVLNLLTALWLPAKLAIIHCQGHQKADNPVARDNGKADQAAKAVALTPVPTMTIQLPDPGDPIKGWWYTPNKELVLPDQLGVSILEHMHRSHMGAXKLKDLIRHARIKIHQQDTKIEQVVSACKTCQLTNARTTSNKKGTRFRGTRLGAQWEVDFTEVKPGKYGYKYLLVFTDTFSGWVEAYPTKHETAQTVAKKLLEDILPRYGFPATIASDNGPAFISQVTQAVAKAVGANWKLHCAYRPQISGQVERMNRTLKETLTKLTMETGGDWVTLLPYALYRVRNTPYSLGFTPYEIMFGRPPPVIPSLRAELIAEFKDQELFLSLSRLQRAHEDIWPCLRAIYEAGPIPTPHQYRPGDWVYVKRHHQETLEPRCKGPYIVVLTTPTALKVDGIATWVHHTHARPADPSSIRKDFVTRWAISRDQHNLLKLKLQRI